In Alphaproteobacteria bacterium, the genomic window CGCGCGGCCTCACTTTTCCTCGGGCCCCTGCGCCAAGCATCCCGGCTGGACGCCGGTCGCCCTGGCTGATGCCCTGGTCGGACGCTCGCACCGGGCGGCCGAGGGCAAGGCCCGGCTGAAGGCGGTGATCGACCAGACCCGGGCGCTGCTGGGCCTGCCCGAGGGCTGGCGTGTCGGCATCGTACCGGCCTCGGACACCGGCGCCGTCGAAATGGCGCTGTGGTCGCTGCTGGGCCAACGCGGCGTCGACGTGCTGGCCTGGGAGAGCTTCGGCAAGGGCTGGGTGACCGACGTGGTCAAGCAGCTCAAGCTGGGCGACGTGCGCCTTTTCGAGGCCGATTATGGCGAACTGCCCGAGCTTTCCGGCGTCGACTTCGGGCGCGACGTGGTGACGCTGTGGAACGGCACCACCTCGGGCGTCTGTTTGCCCAACGCCGACTGGATCGCCGCCGATCGTGAAGGCCTGGTAATCTGCGATGCCACTTCGGCCGTCATGGCCATGGAGATGGATTGGCGGAAGATCGACGCCGCCACGTTTTCCTGGCAGAAGGTGCTGGGCGGCGAGGCGGCGCACGGCATGCTGCTGCTGGGTCCCAGGGCGGCCGAGCGGTTGCAAAGCTACACGCCGCCCTGGCCACTGCCCAAGATCTTCCGCCTGACCAAGGGCGGCGAGATCATCGAGGGCATCTTCCGCGGCGAAACCATCAACACGCCCTCGATGATCTGCGTCGAGGACGCCCTTTCGGCGCTGGACTGGGCCCAGCGCGTTGGCGGCCTCGAGGGATTGATCGGGCGCAGCCGGGCCAACTTGGGCGCGATCGAAGCCTGGGTCGAGAAAACCGGCTGGGTCGAATTCCTGGCGCAGAGGCCAAGCGAGCGATCCTCGACCTCGATCTGCCTCACCCTCGTTCCCTCGGGGCTCTCGCCCGAGGACCAGGCGAGCACGGCCAAGGCCATGGTTAAGTTGCTGGCGGAGGAAGAGGTGGCATACGATATCGGCTCCTACCGCGATGCCCCTCCGGGGCTGCGCATTTGGGGCGGCGCCACCGTCGACAGCGCCGATCTGGAGGCCCTCACGCTTTGGCTCGATTGGGCCTACGATGAGGTCGCGGCCTGAGAGGGCGCGGGTTTTGGGGGGGCAACTGAACTGGCCCAGCGGGCCTGAGGGTGGACCATGGTCAAAGTCCTGATATCCGACGAGATGAGCCCCAATTGCGCCCAGGTCTTCCGTGACCGGGGTGTCGAGGTTGACGAGAAGGTGGGCCTCGCGCCCGAGGAACTGGCCGCCGTGATCGGCGAATACGACGGCCTGGCGGTGCGTTCGGCAAGCATGGTGACGGCCGACATCATCGCCGCCGCCGGCCGGCTCAAGGTGGTTGGGCGGGCTGGCATCGGCGTCGACAACATCGACGTACCGGCCGCCACCGACCGGGGCATCGTGGTCATGAACACGCCCTTTGGCAACGCCATCACAACGGCCGAGCACACCATCGCCCTGATGCTGTCGTTGGCCCGCCAGATCCCCGAGGCCAGCCGCTCGACCCATGACGGCAAGTGGGAGAAATCCCGTTTCATGGGCGTCGAGGTGGCGGGCAAGGTGCTGGGCCTGGTGGGCTGCGGCAACATCGGCGCCATCGTCGCCGACCGGGCCCAGGGCCTGAAAATGACGGTGATGTCCTACGATCCCTTCCTCTCGCCCGAGCGCGCCGAAAGCCTGGGCCTCAGGAAGGTCGAGCTCGACGAGCTTTTCGCCCGGGCCGATTTCATCACCCTGCACACGCCGCTGACCGAGCAGACGCGCGGCATCATCGACGCCGGCGCCATGGCCCAGATGAAGACAGGCGTGCGCATTATCAACTGCGCCCGCGGCGGCCTCGTCGTCGAGGCGGACCTGAAGGCGGCGCTGGATTCGGGCCAGGTCGCCGGTGCCGCGCTCGACGTCTACGAAGAAGAACCGGCGCGCCAGAACGCGCTGTTTGGCCTCGACAACGTGGTGGCCACGCCGCACCTCGGCGCCTCGACCACCGAGGCCCAGGAAAAGGTGGCGGTGCAGGTGGCCGAGCAGATGTCGGAATATCTCCTCAAGGGTGCCGTCGCCAATGCCCTCAACATGCCGTCGGTGTCGGCCGAGGACGCGCCCAAGCTCAAGCCCTACATGCAGCTCGCCGATCAGCTCGGGCGTTTCGCCGGCCAGATCACCGAATCCGGCCTCAAGGCGGTGACCATCGAGTACGCCGGGCAGGTGGCGACGCTCAACACCAAGCCGCTGACGGCCATGGTGCTGGCCGGCCTGCTGACGCCACTGATGGACAGCGTCAACATGGTCAACGCCCCTAGCGTGGCCAAGGAGCGCGGCATCGAGATCAGCGAGTTGACCCACGAGACGTCGCCCGGCTACCAGACCCTGATCC contains:
- the serA gene encoding phosphoglycerate dehydrogenase gives rise to the protein MVKVLISDEMSPNCAQVFRDRGVEVDEKVGLAPEELAAVIGEYDGLAVRSASMVTADIIAAAGRLKVVGRAGIGVDNIDVPAATDRGIVVMNTPFGNAITTAEHTIALMLSLARQIPEASRSTHDGKWEKSRFMGVEVAGKVLGLVGCGNIGAIVADRAQGLKMTVMSYDPFLSPERAESLGLRKVELDELFARADFITLHTPLTEQTRGIIDAGAMAQMKTGVRIINCARGGLVVEADLKAALDSGQVAGAALDVYEEEPARQNALFGLDNVVATPHLGASTTEAQEKVAVQVAEQMSEYLLKGAVANALNMPSVSAEDAPKLKPYMQLADQLGRFAGQITESGLKAVTIEYAGQVATLNTKPLTAMVLAGLLTPLMDSVNMVNAPSVAKERGIEISELTHETSPGYQTLIRLSVTSERRQRSVAGTLFSDQDPRLVEVNGIKLEATLAPRMLFLMNEDKPGTIGNVGNTLGAAGVNVATFHLGRAQPGGDALSLIEIDDPISDDLLRQLGELPNVRQAKALKF
- a CDS encoding phosphoserine transaminase, with translation MKPTVRPARPHFSSGPCAKHPGWTPVALADALVGRSHRAAEGKARLKAVIDQTRALLGLPEGWRVGIVPASDTGAVEMALWSLLGQRGVDVLAWESFGKGWVTDVVKQLKLGDVRLFEADYGELPELSGVDFGRDVVTLWNGTTSGVCLPNADWIAADREGLVICDATSAVMAMEMDWRKIDAATFSWQKVLGGEAAHGMLLLGPRAAERLQSYTPPWPLPKIFRLTKGGEIIEGIFRGETINTPSMICVEDALSALDWAQRVGGLEGLIGRSRANLGAIEAWVEKTGWVEFLAQRPSERSSTSICLTLVPSGLSPEDQASTAKAMVKLLAEEEVAYDIGSYRDAPPGLRIWGGATVDSADLEALTLWLDWAYDEVAA